GTCCCTGCTGCTGTCGTCCGACATCACCTCCGACGTACGGCCGCTGGGCGCGACCATCGACGACGCGGCCGGCGAGGCCTTCGACAAGATCGCGCGGGTGCTGAACCTCGGCTTCCCGGGCGGTCCCGTCATCGACCGGTACGCGAAGGAGGGCGACCCTCAGGCCATTGCCTTCCCGCGCGGTCTGACCGGGCCCCGCGATCCGGCGTACGACTTCTCCTTCTCCGGTCTGAAGACGGCCGTGGCCCGCTGGATCGAGGCCAAGCGGGCGGCGGGGGAGGAGGTGCCGGTGCGCGATGTGGCGGCGTCCTTCCAGGAGGCGGTCGTGGACGTGCTGACCCGCAAGGCCGTACGGGCCTGCAAGGACGAGGGCGTCGAGCATCTGATGATCGGGGGTGGCGTGGCGGCCAACTCCCGTCTGCGGCATCTCGCCCAGCATCGGTGCGAGGCGGCCGGGATCGAACTGCGGGTGCCGCGGCCGAAGTTGTGCACCGACAACGGCGCGATGGTCGCGGCGCTCGGTGCGGAGCTGGTGGCGCGGGGGCGGGCGGTGTCCAGCTGGGACCTGTCGGCGGACTCCTCGCTGCCGGTGACCGACCCGCATGTGCCGGGGCACGACCACGTCCACGAGGTCAGCAAGGACAACCTGTACTCATGACCGTGGCGTTGATGTGGGAGGCGCGGGCGGCCGAAGGGCGGGGCGCGGAGCTGCTGGCCTGGGTGCGCGGGCAGCGGCTTCCCGAGGAGCCGCTGCGCCGGGAGACCTTCCGGGCGCCGCAGGACCGGGTGCTGGTCATCACGTGGTGGGACGCGGCGTACGACGCCGAGCTGCCCGAACTGCCGGAGCCGGACGGGGAGTTGGTCAATCGGGTGGTGCATCGGTGGCGGTTCGAGTCCGTCGACGCCTGGACAGGGTGAGCCAGAGACCGAGCACCAGGACGGTGACGACTCCGCCTATGAACCACAGCCGCCAGTTGGGCGGGCTGTGTCCGAAAACGGTGACGATCTCTCCCTCGCCCGGTACCGAGGTGATGTCGCGGAGCGTGAGGATCACATCGTCCGAGCCGAGCAGGTCGTTGTTCTCCCGGAAGTCCTCCAGGCCACCGGTGTAGGTCTCGCCGTTGGCGTCGATCAGGGCGGCGGACTTCGACTTGTCCGGTGGCTGTGCCACGTAGAGGGTGATGAGTTCGAGGGCCCCGTCCTCGTGCTGGACCAGGACGGAGCGCCTGAAGAGTTCGCCCTCGGAACCGGTGAAGTCCCGCGCCGCCGCGCTCACGGACGAGTTCGGCGGGCAGCCGGTGTTGGATTCGTAGTCGGTGTCGGTCTCGGCGGCGTCGGTGTCGCAAGGGGTCGCCCCAAGGAGTACCGCCTGTAGCTGTTCGGGGGTGTAGTGGGCGGCGAAGTTGGAGATTCGGTCCTCGCCGGAGCCACCGTCAC
This genomic window from Streptomyces sp. DG2A-72 contains:
- the tsaD gene encoding tRNA (adenosine(37)-N6)-threonylcarbamoyltransferase complex transferase subunit TsaD, giving the protein MADEPLVLGIETSCDETGVGIVRGTTLLADAVASSVDEHARFGGVVPEVASRAHLEAMVPTIDRALKEAGVSARDLDGIAVTAGPGLAGALLVGVSAAKAYAYALGKPLYGVNHLASHICVDQLEHGALPEPTMALLVSGGHSSLLLSSDITSDVRPLGATIDDAAGEAFDKIARVLNLGFPGGPVIDRYAKEGDPQAIAFPRGLTGPRDPAYDFSFSGLKTAVARWIEAKRAAGEEVPVRDVAASFQEAVVDVLTRKAVRACKDEGVEHLMIGGGVAANSRLRHLAQHRCEAAGIELRVPRPKLCTDNGAMVAALGAELVARGRAVSSWDLSADSSLPVTDPHVPGHDHVHEVSKDNLYS